A genomic segment from Takifugu rubripes chromosome 20, fTakRub1.2, whole genome shotgun sequence encodes:
- the il12rb2 gene encoding interleukin-12 receptor subunit beta-2: MAVMLPSWTFFTAVIVLAPQLCAGENSCSIMSTAGSVVELGSSFKVYCTFKCPCKCKRSMCSDHPPSLQGHEVFNSTTVYFNVANITMNKTYSCQCDCPQAPDSCGMDIFTGYAPALPSNISCVYEVQTNDSRTVLCTWDRGRDTFLTTNSSLWVRTPSGQHTPGPVMYAVSRNGADFLSASLAVSGSVQQVSVWVESKNSLGSAESVPINYTLSDIAMPSAPDLSPPTCSSQECLINVTQSVRVETLEIQYRSEADAWTSLPDSGGQATLTLARSISSLRPYRLYHFRARARFKTGVWSQWSADVSSWTKEEAPATEPDVWHVEADVKSLRVYWKEEDLSAARGKITQYTVSVHSPNSGLVFSATLSANAKNCTVPFGVGCGVKVRSCTSKGCSPPAEISPRHKKAKPLQIAHEKTDQSSAAISWRKAETAERQAGFVVEWYPEGHKLEELQWIRLGINDSRALLTGLDPFECYAGAVYAVYRDNAVSGTGFTGVATSESVPAAVPSVLEKVEGSNVNVSWMQIPRGQRGGCITGYTVYLESSSGDRRVFSVAASEKTYGLVDLPPATYTLWMTASTSVGEGPIGPRSKVKFFIQQAPLVTLPLAAVLISMMVLLLMCLYQSAAVKQRVRTYLQSLLPGKVPDPANSKWAKECVLQTGKMKLQLQWSMSTVTAEDDPILVEVEELPQQSRHPEVPGASSQPPSPSRLSPVSKPTVLLYPLTTYIKSFSHDSSSSNQTSLETNATVDYISAHEPEPEDEEEEEEEEEFPEMTGFFPSHNFFGDSLEFGGKLTLDTVKINCGEFFLNNF, from the exons ATGGCGGTGATGTTGCCATCATGGACCTTCTTCACCGCTGTCATCGTGCTGGCCCCGCAGCTCTGCGCAG GCGAGAACTCCTGTTCCATCATGTCCACTGCAGGGTCCGTGGTGGAGCTCGGCTCCAGTTTTAAGGTCTACTGCACCTTTAAGTGCCCGTGCAAGTGCAAGAGGTCCATGTGCAGCGACCACCCGCCCAGCCTACAGGGTCATGAAGTCTTTAACTCAACAACTGTGTATTTTAATGTGGCGAATATAACCATGAACAAGACCTACAGCTGCCAGTGTGACTGTCCTCAGGCCCCTGACTCCTGCGGCATGGACATCTTCACTGGAT ATGCACCAGCTCTCCCCAGCAACATTTCTTGTGTCTACGAGGTCCAAACTAATGACAGCAGGACTGTTTTGTGCACTTGGGACCGAGGACGGGACACCTTTCTGACCACGAATTCCTCGCTGTG GGTGAGAACTCCGTCTGGACAACACACCCCGGGACCGGTCATGTACGCCGTCTCCAGGAATGGCGCTGACTTCCTTTCGGCCAGTTTGGCCGTTTCCGGCTCTGTCCAGCAGGTTTCTGTGTGGGTGGAATCCAAAAATTCTCTGGGTTCTGCAGAGTCCGTGCCCATCAACTACACGCTGAGTGACATTG CGATGCCATCGGCCCCAGATCTCAGCCCCCCCACCTGCTCCTCTCAAGAGTGCCTCATCAATGTGACGCAGTCTGTGAGGGTTGAGACCCTGGAGATCCAGTACCGGTCAGAAGCAGACGCATGGACGTCGCTCCCAGACTCG GGGGGGCAGGCCACTCTGACCCTGGCCCGGTCTATCTCTTCTCTCCGGCCCTACCGGTTGTACCAtttcagggccagggccagatTTAAGACAGGAGTGTGGAGTCAGTGGAGCGCAGATGTGTCCAGCTGGACTAAAGAAGAGG CTCCTGCCACCGAGCCGGATGTCTGGCACGTGGAGGCTGATGTTAAATCCCTGAGAGTTTACTGGAAG GAGGAGGATCTTTCTGCTGCCAGAGGGAAGATCACGCAATACACAGTCAGCGTCCACAGCCCGAACTCTGGCCTGGTCTTCAGCGCCACACTCAGTGCCAATGCCAAGAACTGCACTGTCCCGTTTGGTGTCGGCTGTGGAGTGAAGGTGCGGTCTTGCACCTCCAAGGGGTGTTCCCCCCCTGCCGAGATCAGCCCACGTCACAAAAAAG CCAAGCCCCTCCAGATTGCGCATGAAAAAACGGACCAGAGCTCTGCCGCCATCTCCTGGAGAAAGGCTGAGACTGCAGAGCGACAGGCGGGATTCGTGGTGGAGTGGTACCCCGAGGGCCACAAACTGGAGGAGCTCCAGTGGATCAGACTGGGAATCAATGACAGTCGTGCTCTATTAACAG GACTCGATCCTTTTGAGTGTTACGCAGGAGCCGTGTACGCCGTTTACAGGGACAACGCTGTGAGTGGCACTGGATTTACGGGCGTCGCCACTTCAGAATCTG TCCCTGCGGCCGTTCCGTCAGTCCTGGAGAAGGTCGAGGGGAGCAACGTGAACGTGAGCTGGATGCAGATTCCCAGGGGCCAGCGTGGAGGTTGTATCACCGGCTATACCGTCTATttggagagcagcagcggcgACCGACGAGTTT tctCTGTAGCAGCATCAGAGAAGACATATGGGCTTGTGGACCTGCCACCAGCCACCTACACCCTGTGGATGACCGCTTCAACGTCTGTGGGGGAAGGCCCGATCGGGCCGAGGTCGAAGGTCAAGTTCTTCATCCAGC AGGCGCCGCTTGTGACCCTCCCACTGGCGGCTGTGCTCATCTCCATGATGGTTCTCCTCCTGATGTGTCTGTACCAGAGCGCTGCAGTGAAGCAGAG GGTCCGGACGtacctccagagcctcctgcCCGGGAAGGTGCCTGACCCCGCCAACAGTAAATGGGCCAAAGAATGCGTCCTTCAAACG GGGAAgatgaagctccagctgcagtggAGTATGTCTACTGTGACGGCAGAGGATGATCCCATCCTGGTGGAGGTTGAGGAGCTGCCACAGCAGAGCCGCCACCCCGAGGTGCCAGGCGCCTCCTCTCAGCCCCCGTCACCGAGCCGCCTGAGCCCCGTCTCCAAGCCCACCGTACTGCTCTACCCGCTGACCACCTACATCAAGAGCTTCTCTCACGACTCCAGCAGCTCAAATCAGACCTCTCTGGAAACAAACGCCACCGTGGACTACATCTCCGCACACGAGCCCGAGcctgaagacgaggaggaggaggaggaggaggaagagtttcCAGAGATGACGGGTTTCTTCCCCAGTCACAATTTTTTCGGAGATTCGCTGGAGTTTGGAGGAAAGCTGACCCTGGACACTGTCAAAATCAACTGTGGGGAATTCTTCCTGAACAATTTTTGA